The genomic window TGAGCACCTTTTTTgtagttttgctttattttgattgGTTATTTGTTTCAGCTTTTCAAAGCAGAGTCACACATAGTCTTGGGTTGCCTGCTACCCCCTATGTAGCCAagtatggccttgaactctgacctccccatctccacctcccagtaCTGAGATTAGAGCCATGTGCCACTATCTATACCTGACAAAAAGCATTTTTCCTTTGATTCTATAAGCCtcaggaaaatgtaaatgaagCATTATAAGAAAATCCTTGAAGAGAAatgtgactctgtctcccaactgCTAACCATAATGTTAATGGTAAAAATGCCCAGAATGGTCAAGAAGCCTTATCTTTCAGATAATGCAGGGCTAGAGCCAGGCTTCTCCGTAATGCGCAATGTTGAAAATAATTGTCTTTGTAACAACTTTCAATCAGTGCCAAGGCTGGTGTTTCTTTGTCAACCAAAACACTCAcattctcatgcacacacactaggaCCTGGGGTCTGCAAATGAAGTCCAGGGAAGCATATTTGCTTGCAGACACATCTTAGGTTTCATTCAGACATCCTTGGCCTCCTAGCCATGATTTTCTTCTGATAGAAACACAGGatttaaagaataagaaaacaacatACTTTAGaaaattgctctctctctctctctctctctctctctgtgtgtgtgtgtctgtaactgtctgtctatctctctctctctgtctctgtgtgtgtgtctgtaactgtctgtctatctctctttctctctttctccctccctctctctctctttctctctctgtctctgtgtgtgtgagtgtgtgtctgtatctgtctatctctctttctctttctctttctctctctctctctctctctctctctctctctctcacacacacacacacacacacacacacacacacaggatttaAATAGATAAACAGGGGTCTCACCTCTCAGTCCCAGGGTCAATTACATGTGTAATTGAGATGAGCAGGACACAAATCCATAACAGAGATTCCAAGGAGGCCAGGCCATagcaagaaaaattttaaagtttttcctGGGAAAACTGTAGACAGTAATCTGGAAAAACTGTAGACGGTAATTTTGGCAGAACTTTCTCATGTAAACATGCATGCATGACTTCAGAATAAGAACAACAAACCCCTGTGCCTCATCAAGTAGTATTTCTTCAGTAATACACAATAGCATATATATGCACAgagaaaacacatcaaaaaaagaGACCTGAAAACAAGTTGTTCTGCCTTAGGGGAAATTAATTTCGCTAAGTGCCTGAATGATAATCTATATGTCAGtttatataacaaatatttattgaggatATGACTTAATATAAGGCTCTATTGACTCTATCAGCAGCTACCAAGGATCTCAAGAGCCCCCAAGGAAGCacaggggcaaaaaaaaaaatctctgcatcACAAAAAAGCTGACCACCACAAAAAAACTAGACATGCCAAAGAAATACAGAGTTCAAAGTGGTTCCATCAAAGGTGCTGGTTTGTAAATTCAGGGTTTAGTTCACACTGAAGGAGCAGCCAGTATTGGTAGATTCGGTCTCACGATGGACTTAGACACGAAATACATTGAGTTTTCAGCAATATTTATGATTCTTGTATAAAAATCTAAGGTGGTCTTTGCCACTATCCTGCAGCAGTTttaggcagaggaggaggagcctcACGATGTAGGAAGGACTGAGACTGTGTCAAGGCTGTGTGTGCCTAGTATCCCCTCAACAGCATACACTCACTCAAGAGTCTAACCAACTCTAAACTGAGTGGGTCGCCTCACCTTCCACGTCTTCTGTGGAGGAGGACCTCTTGCTTTCAAgagtgaaagaagaaagaaatcaggacaaAGAGACCCTCAGATTCAGCCCTCTGACGTCACAGGTGAAACTGGGGTTCTTGGGCACTTGGGCAAGAGCTCATTTGTAGTCTCTGGAAGGAACCAGTGAACAAAGCAACGGAACAGGTGGGAGTTTCTCTATCACTTTCCCACCAGCATTAACACTTTCTgaactgttgtttgttttgttttgcttttttaaattctttcaggATTAGGATGTCACTCAAAATTGTTCCTAACTTTTAAGATGTCTTCAAGGCCTCAGACAACAAACACTCACTAACTCTCCACAGGACTAGCTGGATCCTCAGGACACGGTCAAGCCAAAGGTCTGGCTATTGAACACAGTGTGTCTTTGTTCACAGAGAATAATGATACAGCTCTGTAAAATATTTCCCCAGGAACTCCAGCAAGCTtggtgctgttgttgttgctgctgctgctgttgtttgaaTCAAGCTCTTGATAGGTAGGTAGTCcgggctagcctcaaattcacaagcTTCCAGCTTTAGCCACTTCTGCGCTGCACAAGTGTGTGGCaccgccacacccagctctagAAATTCTAACGATGACAAAGAGGAGTTGAAATGAATAGAACAGAGATGAGCCCACAGCATCAGCATCACCTGCAGGTGCAAGTTCTCGGTCTCAGCACCCAGGTCCATGGTGTGTGATGAAATGATCCTTCCATGGACTTTTGGAGCACTCTAACTTGAAGCAATGTACTTCCTTGAATTAAGTGTAAGGCAAACCAAGCCTGCATAGACTGTGGTAGAAAGAGCATTATGCAGACAAAAACTATAAGCCAGAGATGGATTGCAACAAATATATTAGTCTGGAAGATCAAATTATTGACTCAATATCTGACATGCTCTTGTTGCTTAAAACACATGACTGAAAGTCTGTGTACAGACTACACCTCTGTCTTATTAGATGCAGAGATTACTTACATGTGAATAGGATGAAGCAACCTAGTGAGTATGTGGTTAAAGCATACATTTTCACACACTGGTATTTTGACTTTAATTCATCCCTTAACTTTTGTGGGATAGTTATTGTCACCCATTTGTCTGATGAGGAAATTGAATTTCACAGAGGCTAAGGAATCTGCCCAAGGCCTTCAGGTAAAGGACCATATGACATCTGAGCCAATTTCTGTTTAATTCTAAAATGTGACGTGCTTATATCCAGTCTGTGTATAGACCTGGAATATTTAAATCAAAGTTCATATATTttgtaatgaaatatttaaaaaaatgagaaaatgcttaAGATGTTAAAAAGGGGAGCGAATAAATAAGTTACTTTAAAATCAAAGGAAGGTGGCAGCTACAATGTACTCCTAGGAAAGGAGCAACTTTTACAGGAAACCGCAGGGAGTGcggtatgtatgtgcatatgtgtgtacacatgcatgtgtgtgcaggatggATGTACCTGTATGCATTATATAGACACATCTGCGTTAATGTGTGTCTGTgcgggtttgtgtgtgtgtgtgatgaatatGTGTGGGACTTTCAGGTTTCTTcagagaactgaacttgggcaaATGCAGTCTGAGTTGGGGAGTGGGGAATGACTTGTCCATAGTCTCCTAGTTCTCTGAAGCAGGAGTCTGGGCCTAGCATGGGCTACATTCTGAGTTACAGACCAGCCTAAGCTAAAGAGTAAGACTCAGTTTTACAGCCTAAAGAAGTTCGGGTCCATTCCTACTCATCAGCTGGGAAGCTGCACGGCCAAGGTCACATTGGTGATTAAGGTGATTTAGAGTTCAGACCTCTGATTACATGTTTCCTGCCACTGTGCACCATGACTGCAGCTGAGACACTGTGCTCCATGACTGCAGCTGAGACCCTGTGCTCCATGACTGCAGCTGAGACACTGTGCTCCATGACTGCAGCTGAGACACTGTGCTCCATGACTGCAGCTGAGACCCTGTGCACCATGACTGCAGCTGAGACACTGTGCACCATGACTGCAGCTGAGACACTGTGCTCCATGACTGCAGCTGAGACACTGTGCACCATGACTGCAGCTGAGACACTGTGCTCCACGACTGCAGCTGAGACACTGTGCACCATGACTGCAGCTGAGACACTGTGCACCATGACTGCAGCTGAGACACTGTGCACCATGACTGCAGCTGAGACACTGTGCTCCATGACTGCAGCTGAGACACTGTGCTCCATGACTGCAGCTGAGACACTGTGCTCCATGACTGCAGCTGAGACACTGTGCACCATGACTGCAGCTGAGACACTGTGCACCATGACTGCAGCTGAGACACTGTGCACCATAACTGCAGCTGAGACACTGTGCACCATGACTGCAGCTGAGACACTGTGCACCATGACTGCAGCTGAGACACTGTGCACCATGACTGCAGCTGAGACACTGTGCACCATGACTGCAGCTGAGACACTGAGACACTGTGCACCATGACTGCAGCTGAGACACTGTGCTCCATGACTGCAGCTGAGACACTGTGCACCATGACTGCAGCTGAGACACTGTGCTCCATGACTGCAGCTGAGACACTGTGCTCCATGACTGCAGCTGAGACACTGTGCTCCATGACTGCAGCTGAGACACTGAGACACTGTGCTCCATGACTGCAGCTGAGACACTGTGCTCCACGACTGCAGCTGAGACACTGTGCACCATGACCGCAGCTGAGACACTGTGCTCCATGACTGCAGCTGAGACACTGTGCTCCATGACTGCAGCTGAGACACTGTGCTCCACGACTGCAGCTGAGACACTGTGCACCATGACTGCAGCTGAGACACTGTGCACCATGACTGCAGCTGAGACACTGTGCACCATGACTGCAGCTGAGACACTGTGCACCATGACTGCAGCTGAGACACTGTGCTCCATGACTGCAGCTGAGACACTGTGCTCCATGACTGCAGCTGAGACACTGAGACACTGTGCACCATGACTGCAGCTGAGACACTGTGCACCATGACCGCAGCTGAGACACTGTGCACCATGACTGCAGCTGAGACACTGTGCTCCATGACTGCAGCTGAGACACTGTGCACCGTAACTGCAGCTAACGAAACAACCTTCCTCACTGCTGAGTGTTCAGCAGGATCCTGGTGTTTGTTCATTTACAGAATATTTCTTGAATTTTCCATTGCTGCCACTAGAAAATAATGACCCAAGTTTCATAGTTCGCCCAAAGTAAAGTTCAGAAGCACACCCAGATGAAAGCGGTTGAACCCTGCACTGCGTGTGCAGCCCGGGGACAGTATGTTCTGATGACAGGTCGAGAACACACATGCTGGTTATCAGCATGTCAAGGGTGCAAAACGGCCATGGTTACTCTGTGAGGTGTCTAGACAAACCCCAGCCATTGATTAAACcaaagaaaaatttccatttttcttatgAATGATGGGGGGCTATAATGAAGCTAATTAAGCCCATGTCTTTATTTCTGGTGGGGGGAGAGAATATACATCCCCAGAACAGGCAAAGGGGGATAGGGTGGAAATGGAGTCGGCTCTTGTACGCAGGAGGCAGCTTCTGCCCACTTTACCATTATTGTAGAGACCGAGCACAGATGACAAATTCTGAAGACCAGGAAGGTGGCCACACACTTACTTAGTACATCAGCTATTCACTTTTTGGCCCAGTAGCAAAGCTGAATTAAACAAGATAGAAATACCATACTGGCAAATTCTCAGATTATAGAGACCATTAGAAGTAACAGCAGGTGAACTGTTCTgcattgctgtgagaaaatgtCTGACGTGGACAACCTaaggaaaaaaaaggtttattttggctcacagtcccAGATGTCAGCCCATCATGACAGGGCAGACTACAGAGGCTTCCATCACGATGGAGAGGATTCAGTTAGGAAGCAGGAAACAACCCGGCATAATATACTTCCTAGGAACACCCCTGttccccagtgacctactttctcctccttctgAGTTTCCAGAACTTTCCAGGAAAGCAGCTCAACCATGAGACCAAGCCTTCAGATCCACAAGCCTCCAGACACAGTACACATTCAGATGAATCAGAAGACTATGCTAAAACACAGAGAGTCGAGCTCTGATTCCCCAGTTCTAGGGCAGGACCTGAGAATGGTTTGCAGTTGTAACAAATTTCCAGGTGATGCTGATGCTGCTGGTCTGGGGACCACCTTCGAGAAAGCCTCTCAGAAGAACATTCGAAATGATCTATTGGCCGTTACTGCATGTCCTTCTCAGACCTAAGTCCCTCTCACACCTGTTTCCATGTCCTTCTTTTCCACTGCAGGGAGCAATGCTGATGCCCACTtacttcctgctgctcctcctgctgctcctggggTCCCCAGGGACAAGCCTCTCCCGCAAGTTCTACAACACTGGACCAGTCTTCAGCTGCCTCAACATGGCCCTATCTGAGGTCAAGAAGAACAAGCTGGAGGATGTGCCCTTGCTGAGCAAGAACAGCTTCCACCACCTGCCCCTACAAGACTCtttgggagaagaagaggagaaacaaaAGCATGGCAAGAGCAAAAGAACTTTCTCAGGCCCAGCGGGTGGGAGTGGAGCTGGAAGCCTCCGGTACAGATACCAGTCTCAAGCACAGCACAAGGGGAAGCTGTACCAGGACAAGGTCAAAAGTGACCGGGGCACCAAGTTCACTCTTTCCCTTGACGTTCCCACTAACATCATGAACATCCTCTTCAACATTGACAAGGCCAAGAATTTGCGAGCCAAGGCAGCTGCCAACGCCCAGCTGATGGCACAGATTGGGAAGAAGTAaagcagaggctggggcaggagggtaACACTTCGAGACAGGAGCCCCAGAGTAGAGGGTGAGGGAAACTGAGGACATGCCCTTGACTCTCAAAGGACTGCTGTGCCCCTCTGatcctctcttccctccagccTGTTTTCCCCTCTCCTCTGTACATATTCACTTCATCACAGTATTGTTCAGCCTGTGCAGATGACGGAGGTTAGCGTCTCTCCCTGTGTCCTGTGTCTGCTTTCTGGTTCCCTGTAGCAACAGGCTAAAATCACACAGAGCCCCTCCTCTCCAAGCTCCTCCCTGTTATCCACACATCTAAGGAGAGACTGTTGAGGCTCCCTCCCTGTTCCACCCCTGCCCcggcagagacaaagagaggcacAGCTCACCCTCTTGCCCCCAAATATGTCAACTCTGCCCCAATCTGGATTAAAGCCAGTGGCTTCCTGAACttttgtttgtctctgctttttttctttcaaactaatCCTAGAACAGGAACTGCTAATGAGGGAGATTGCTGAGGGGTCAGTTCCCCATTCCTCCCAGGAACCGCATCTATTAAAGAGTAAAGAAAAGCTCAAAAGTTGGTCAACTTGTTTGGTTCTATCTCAAGTCACCTCTGCAAGCCGGCCCCACAAAAGTGGCAAAATTTAGGATTTGTTTCAGAGTGGGCACTAGGCTGTGGATGAGCAGGAGGCCATCACATTCCAAATTCTCCCATAGCTCAGTTGAGTATGGAGTCactaatttcttaatttcttattgggctttatgtgtatgtgtgtggtatgcatgcatAAGTGTAAGCACACTAGCATCAAGGGTCACCTGTATCTTGGTGGGTGTACCTGCATGTAAGTATGCATGGTGAAGGTAAAGGTTGATGTACTTGTCTTCCTGGATAACTCCCCACCTTACatactgaggcaggatctctcacttgaACCCCGAGCTCAGATAGTCTAGTTATCCAGCGCGCTCTggggatcctgtctccaccttccagaaTCTGGGATTATAAAAAGGCTGCCACGCCGGCCCTGCATGTTCATATAGACACTGAGGATCTAAACTCTTGTCCTTCAGCTTGCatggtgtcttagttattttCTATTACCATgataagacactatgaccatgacaacttatgaaagaaagtgtttatttggtgCTTAAAACTGTAAAGTTTTAGAGGGAGAGAGTTCATAgtgggaacatggcagcaggcagatggCAGGCAG from Microtus pennsylvanicus isolate mMicPen1 chromosome 4, mMicPen1.hap1, whole genome shotgun sequence includes these protein-coding regions:
- the Ucn3 gene encoding urocortin-3, encoding MLMPTYFLLLLLLLLGSPGTSLSRKFYNTGPVFSCLNMALSEVKKNKLEDVPLLSKNSFHHLPLQDSLGEEEEKQKHGKSKRTFSGPAGGSGAGSLRYRYQSQAQHKGKLYQDKVKSDRGTKFTLSLDVPTNIMNILFNIDKAKNLRAKAAANAQLMAQIGKK